In one Nocardioides sp. NBC_00368 genomic region, the following are encoded:
- a CDS encoding NAD(P)-dependent oxidoreductase: MTDINDRPAVTVIGMGNMGSAVARAYLERGYRTTVWNRTADKAEALAEAGAKVASTAAKAVAASPLTVLSLLDNIAVEDVLDSVGAAAAGRTLVSLTSGSPAQARANAAWAVEHGAAYVDGKVMGDPPDVGTSRISLAFSGDRETFDAVEPALAELGSLTYHGPGAGFAAVEFNAQVAVGYEFLIGFLHTLSLVEAEGMDLEAFTERVAGSLNGYAGLLRLMAGAIKSGTYGPDLGSLDVQAALMDDLIGHRESTGVEAVRMREVKSLMDRRIAEGHGDQGFSSMFELLRLGA; the protein is encoded by the coding sequence GACCGGCCGTCACCGTGATCGGGATGGGCAACATGGGATCGGCGGTCGCGCGGGCATATCTCGAGCGCGGCTATCGGACCACGGTCTGGAACCGGACGGCGGACAAGGCCGAGGCGCTCGCCGAGGCTGGCGCCAAGGTCGCTTCCACCGCGGCGAAGGCGGTGGCGGCGAGCCCGCTGACGGTCCTCAGCCTGCTGGACAACATCGCGGTCGAGGACGTCCTCGACTCCGTCGGCGCCGCCGCGGCGGGACGCACGCTGGTCAGCCTGACCAGCGGCTCACCGGCACAGGCGCGGGCCAACGCGGCCTGGGCGGTCGAGCACGGGGCTGCGTACGTCGACGGGAAGGTCATGGGCGACCCGCCCGACGTCGGCACGTCCAGGATCTCACTGGCCTTCAGCGGTGACCGGGAGACGTTCGACGCCGTGGAGCCGGCGCTCGCCGAGCTCGGCTCCCTGACCTACCACGGGCCCGGCGCCGGCTTCGCCGCCGTCGAGTTCAACGCGCAGGTCGCGGTCGGCTACGAGTTCCTGATCGGATTCCTGCACACGCTCAGCCTGGTCGAGGCCGAGGGCATGGACCTGGAGGCGTTCACCGAACGGGTCGCGGGATCCCTGAACGGCTACGCCGGTCTGCTGCGGTTGATGGCGGGCGCGATCAAGAGCGGGACGTACGGCCCCGACCTCGGCTCCCTCGACGTGCAGGCCGCGCTGATGGACGACCTGATCGGGCACCGGGAGTCGACCGGCGTCGAGGCGGTGCGGATGCGGGAGGTGAAGTCGCTGATGGACCGCCGGATCGCCGAGGGCCACGGCGATCAGGGATTCTCCAGCATGTTCGAACTGCTCCGGCTAGGAGCCTGA
- a CDS encoding VOC family protein, which translates to MALFVSHTTIDCHDAYTLSEWWKKLLGYVDVDGDPNLPGHEECMILDPETGHRLLFIEVPDEELPAKRIHLDLRPRTGTRDEEVERVLGLGATLVADHRGKYGPGSGWVIFADPEGNPFCVLRSEAEVAAQEAQASGS; encoded by the coding sequence ATGGCCCTCTTCGTCTCGCACACGACCATCGACTGCCACGACGCGTACACGCTCTCGGAGTGGTGGAAGAAGCTGCTCGGCTACGTCGACGTGGACGGCGACCCGAACCTCCCCGGTCACGAGGAGTGCATGATCCTCGACCCGGAGACCGGCCACCGGCTGCTGTTCATCGAGGTGCCCGACGAGGAGCTGCCCGCCAAGCGGATCCACCTCGACCTGCGCCCGCGCACCGGCACGCGTGACGAGGAGGTGGAGCGCGTGCTGGGCCTGGGAGCGACGTTGGTCGCCGACCACCGCGGGAAGTACGGCCCCGGGAGCGGCTGGGTGATCTTCGCCGATCCCGAGGGCAACCCGTTCTGCGTGCTGCGCTCCGAGGCCGAGGTGGCAGCCCAGGAGGCGCAGGCGTCAGGCTCCTAG
- a CDS encoding TetR/AcrR family transcriptional regulator — protein MTTRRSRPGRPRHVPDSGTTSPRDQILDAASRLFVSQGFAATSTREIADMVGIRQASLYYHFAGKDEILGELLRRSVRPTTDKVEKILNRVPPLDFETALYLLVLVDVRTLADVPHNVGMLYQLPDVAKCEVYDEFRNEHAELAAHYADLASEVASKTVRSTVSRKQLGDLLIQQVEGVINMRTEDPDRKIPCREAWAIAATCLRICDVPQEKIDAAAPIAIDLLPQFIDEKVAEPV, from the coding sequence ATGACAACTAGGCGTTCTCGGCCCGGCCGCCCTAGGCATGTTCCCGACTCAGGTACGACCTCACCGCGAGACCAGATCCTGGATGCCGCATCGCGGCTGTTCGTCTCCCAGGGTTTCGCGGCGACGTCTACTCGCGAGATCGCCGACATGGTCGGCATCCGCCAGGCATCGCTCTATTACCACTTCGCGGGGAAGGACGAGATCCTCGGCGAGCTGCTCCGCCGGTCGGTCCGTCCGACCACGGACAAGGTGGAGAAGATCCTCAACCGCGTGCCACCGCTCGACTTCGAGACCGCGCTCTACCTGCTGGTCCTCGTCGACGTACGCACCCTCGCAGACGTGCCGCACAACGTCGGCATGCTCTACCAGCTGCCCGACGTGGCCAAGTGCGAGGTCTACGACGAGTTCCGCAACGAGCACGCCGAGCTGGCCGCCCACTACGCGGACCTGGCCAGCGAGGTCGCCTCGAAGACGGTGCGCTCGACGGTCAGCCGCAAGCAGCTGGGTGACCTGCTCATCCAGCAGGTCGAGGGCGTGATCAACATGCGCACCGAGGACCCGGACCGCAAGATCCCGTGCCGCGAGGCGTGGGCCATCGCCGCGACCTGCCTGCGGATCTGCGACGTGCCGCAGGAGAAGATCGACGCGGCCGCACCGATCGCCATCGACCTGCTCCCGCAGTTCATCGACGAGAAGGTTGCCGAGCCGGTCTGA
- the nhaA gene encoding Na+/H+ antiporter NhaA: MGKQQTKCRRDDDLTGQLGTTLRHFMHLESTSATLLVIASLLALAWANSPWSHGYEHLWETVVSVRFGDVGLSMDLHHWVNDGLMVVFFFVVGLEVRRELAVGELTDRRRMVVPLIAGAGGLALPALIYLLLNPSGEAARGWGVVIGTDTAFLLGMLALVGPAVSTQLRIFLLTLTVIDDIVAVSVIGVAYTDHLEVGPLVVAGLALVGIFVLDRVKVWRAGPYVLLVLIAWVATLGAGLHASIAGMLAGLLVPAAEPTRAQMEVATSRFRAFRQSPLPTLQRETRDELTRTISVNERLQESLHVPTSYLIVPVFAFANAGVDLRDGVLGEALSSPVTWGVVAGLVLGKTLGIGGGALVATRLRLGRLPQGVGGGHVLGGAALSGIGFTVALLITTLAFDSETLQRDAVVGVLLSVVLASALGWLIFQLSARFLGQRDAALPKVLATPVDPERDHIYGDVDAEVTLLEYLDYECPFCARATGTANEVRDYFGPRIRYVVRHLPLPQHPHAELAAVAAEAAARQGRFWEMHKHLFDHQNELEHKDLAGYAGVLGLDVEQFLRDLEDPALAEHVREDMASANDSGARGTPTFFVGSHRHEGRYDARTLIAELERAATGESARLGMRSRR; the protein is encoded by the coding sequence GTGGGGAAACAGCAGACCAAGTGCCGGCGTGACGACGACCTGACCGGACAGCTCGGCACCACGCTGCGGCACTTCATGCATCTGGAGTCGACGAGCGCCACGCTGTTGGTGATCGCCTCGCTGCTCGCGCTGGCCTGGGCCAACTCACCGTGGTCGCACGGCTACGAGCACCTGTGGGAGACGGTCGTCTCGGTGCGGTTCGGCGACGTCGGGCTCTCGATGGACCTGCACCACTGGGTCAACGACGGCCTGATGGTGGTCTTCTTCTTCGTCGTCGGCCTGGAGGTACGCCGCGAGCTCGCCGTCGGCGAGCTCACCGACCGCCGCCGCATGGTGGTGCCGCTGATCGCCGGGGCGGGCGGACTGGCCCTGCCCGCGCTGATCTACCTGCTGCTCAACCCCTCCGGCGAGGCCGCACGCGGCTGGGGCGTCGTGATCGGCACCGACACCGCGTTCCTGCTCGGCATGCTCGCGCTGGTCGGGCCGGCGGTGTCGACGCAGCTGCGCATCTTCCTGCTCACGCTGACCGTCATCGACGACATCGTGGCGGTGAGCGTCATCGGGGTGGCCTACACCGACCACCTCGAGGTCGGACCGCTGGTCGTCGCCGGGCTCGCGCTGGTCGGCATCTTCGTGCTCGACCGGGTCAAGGTGTGGCGGGCCGGGCCCTACGTACTGCTCGTGCTGATCGCCTGGGTGGCCACCCTCGGGGCCGGCCTGCACGCCTCGATCGCGGGGATGCTGGCCGGGCTCCTGGTGCCGGCCGCCGAGCCGACCCGGGCCCAGATGGAGGTTGCGACCTCTCGGTTCCGGGCTTTCCGGCAGTCGCCGCTGCCCACGCTGCAGCGCGAGACCCGCGACGAGCTGACCCGCACGATCTCGGTCAACGAGCGGCTCCAGGAGTCGCTGCACGTGCCGACGAGCTATCTCATCGTGCCGGTCTTCGCCTTCGCCAACGCCGGCGTCGACCTTCGCGACGGCGTGCTCGGGGAGGCACTGAGCTCGCCCGTGACCTGGGGTGTCGTCGCTGGCCTGGTCCTCGGCAAGACCCTCGGCATCGGTGGCGGAGCGCTCGTGGCCACCCGGCTGCGCCTCGGCAGGCTGCCCCAGGGCGTCGGCGGCGGCCACGTCCTCGGCGGCGCGGCACTCTCGGGCATCGGCTTCACCGTCGCGCTGCTGATCACCACCCTCGCCTTCGACTCCGAGACGCTGCAGCGCGACGCGGTCGTCGGCGTGCTCCTCTCCGTCGTCCTCGCCTCCGCCCTCGGCTGGCTGATCTTCCAGCTCTCCGCGCGCTTCCTCGGCCAGCGCGACGCGGCGCTGCCCAAGGTGCTCGCGACCCCGGTCGACCCGGAGCGCGACCACATCTACGGCGACGTGGACGCCGAGGTGACCCTGCTCGAGTACCTCGACTACGAGTGCCCCTTCTGCGCCCGCGCCACCGGCACCGCCAACGAGGTCCGCGACTACTTCGGGCCCCGGATCCGCTACGTCGTACGCCACCTCCCGCTCCCGCAGCACCCGCACGCCGAGCTGGCCGCGGTCGCCGCCGAGGCCGCCGCACGGCAGGGCCGGTTCTGGGAGATGCACAAGCACCTCTTCGACCATCAGAACGAGCTCGAGCACAAGGATCTGGCCGGCTACGCCGGTGTCCTCGGGCTCGACGTGGAGCAGTTCCTCCGCGACCTGGAGGATCCGGCGCTGGCCGAGCACGTCCGCGAGGACATGGCCTCGGCCAACGACAGCGGCGCCCGCGGCACCCCGACGTTCTTCGTCGGGTCGCACCGCCACGAGGGCCGCTACGACGCCCGCACGCTCATCGCCGAGCTGGAGCGCGCCGCCACCGGTGAGTCCGCGCGGTTGGGGATGCGCTCGCGTCGTTAG